Part of the Oncorhynchus tshawytscha isolate Ot180627B linkage group LG07, Otsh_v2.0, whole genome shotgun sequence genome, agatgtccacatacttttggacatGAATTGTAGAAATAATTTTTCAGGCAGGAAATAATTGTTGTTAAGTTGTATTGAATAAAATTGGGAATACATGTCACATCAAGAGATGACACCTGACTATTCATGTAACTCACTAACAGTGTTACTTTAAgaacaggtttctagaaatgcTTTAAGAGAGAAAGAAACCTGACATGATAGTGTGAACAAAATGTTATAGTGATTTATTAAAGGTTCTAAAAGTTATAGCAGTTCCATTTTTTCACTGAATAATAAATTGCAGTTATATAAAGTGCATTTATGAAATTCCAAACACAGTATAAACAAATGACCTGTATCTAATAATATTCAAAAAATATATCACAACACTTATGCAGAAAATGGACCATCTGGAGTCCAGATTGATCACATAGAGTATATTTTTGCAGGGCGGCAGTACATGTCAGTAGAGATTGCATGCCTATATCATACACAAGTGTATCTTGCTCCAGTCATATTATACTAATAATACATTATTCAATGACAGAAGTGGAAATGGGGCTGAGAATTATCTTTACATGAAATCTGCTAGATGGCAAGGACTTGAACTGAATAAATTTGATGTCTACATTATCTTAATTGACTGTATTGCGATGACATCAaattcacacattcacatggtaaTGAGAGTTAGACTGTGTCTTCCGCAATTTTTGCCTCATCAAATGCTCTCAACCTGTCGTTGCTGGCTTCTTTGGCAGCATTGTCCTTGTTGGACTCTTCTTCTTTTTCCTCCAGATCagccttcctttcctcctcctttttctcttTGTGCAACAACCGGTAGTTGATACCCATCCCCACGAACAGGAACACACTGGCAATAATGAGGATCACCCCACAGCTCTGGTAGGTGTATTGGTAGTCGTTGTAAATGTCTTTGAATTTACCTGTGGAAAAACAAAAGATTAATTCTAAATTGTATCATAAGTTTACTTTACTTTTCATAAAAATTAACCAGTTAGATGATTGTGTGTCTTTATATAGAAACAAGGTGCTTAACTAAACTACAAATACATGTACGTGTGCACATACTCACCTAGCAAAGGGGGTCCTAACAAGACAGGCCCACACTCCACGATGGTGACCAGTCCCACCGCACTGGAGAAGCGCTGGGTTCCCACCAGGTCCATGAGTGTCTCAAACAGCACTGCACTCAGCCAGCCGAAGGCAAAGCCAAAGAAGATGGCGTAGATAACAAAGCCTGTGTAGTCCACGGAGATGGGGGCCAGGATGTGGCACACGCCATTCAATAGCACAGAGCAGGCAAAGAAGTACTGCACCCTGGGTCGTATCCACTTGGTATTGGCCACAATGCCCATGGAAGGCCGGGCCACCATGTCCACAAAGGCCAGAACAGACAGCAGGAAGGCTGCCTTCTCTTTGGGGATGTCCCTGCTCTTGGCGAAGTTACTAAGGAACACCAGTGGGGAGAAGAGACCAAAGAACATGATGACGTTACCCATGAGGTAGAGCACAAAGCCCCGGTGTTTGAACAGCGAGAGGTCAATAAAAGTGTTGCACTTCTGCCCACATGTCATACTCTCTTTGGCAACATCTT contains:
- the LOC112254210 gene encoding monocarboxylate transporter 1-like, translating into MPPATGGPQGYTPPEGGWGWAVVVGAFISIGFSFAFPKSITVFFKEIEVIFDCSSSQVSWISSIMLAVMYAGGPISSILVNKYGSRPVMMCGGLLSGCGLISASFCNSVEGLYFCVGVVGGLGLAFNLNPALTMIGKYFYHKRPIANGIAMAGSPVFLSTLAPLNSWLFDQFGWRGSFLILGGLLFNCCVAGSLMRPIETKTQSSLKSEDVAKESMTCGQKCNTFIDLSLFKHRGFVLYLMGNVIMFFGLFSPLVFLSNFAKSRDIPKEKAAFLLSVLAFVDMVARPSMGIVANTKWIRPRVQYFFACSVLLNGVCHILAPISVDYTGFVIYAIFFGFAFGWLSAVLFETLMDLVGTQRFSSAVGLVTIVECGPVLLGPPLLGKFKDIYNDYQYTYQSCGVILIIASVFLFVGMGINYRLLHKEKKEEERKADLEEKEEESNKDNAAKEASNDRLRAFDEAKIAEDTV